Proteins from one Bactrocera neohumeralis isolate Rockhampton chromosome 3, APGP_CSIRO_Bneo_wtdbg2-racon-allhic-juicebox.fasta_v2, whole genome shotgun sequence genomic window:
- the LOC126753096 gene encoding serine/threonine-protein kinase meng-po isoform X2, with protein sequence MGTIEKRSFSFRLRRSIGDGGSTNSRNSNNNSSTCTNNNSLLSPVTSAKLEVPNSSASVSRRSSIYKKPDKDDSGIIHIVPDIELPLMTFSDQYDVEKTLAEGCFARILLAHHRPTNTSVVLKAVHAELATLKDFQKEFHLNYQLSHHRNILSAYNVAFQTKDYYVFAMEHAPYGDLAANLGPHGLHESACKTISEQLSSALGFMHSKNLVHRDLKLENVLVFTPDFSRVKLCDFGTTTKKSLLVHKVKHTWTSCVPPEVLEIVKNERFLCMPTSDSWQFGILLFNILTGSPPWHMADWVKDAQYSNFMKYEQRKTTKIPDGFRRFSPRLMRCFRKYLTHDPEDRCKVTEVMKYMKDRWVECRIATSKSAMLISPNPDQDSCIYLNKREGRLSADENKLKLKRMMSSYGLDNSIDQTVVRSRVIEWLSTCDANFDSDIESLAALEVAN encoded by the coding sequence AGAAACGCTCATTCTCTTTCCGTTTGCGTCGCTCGATCGGCGATGGCGGCAGCACAAACAGCAggaacagcaacaataacagcagcacTTGCACGAACAACAATTCACTGTTATCACCGGTGACCAGCGCAAAGCTGGAAGTGCCCAATTCAAGCGCCTCTGTCAGTCGCCGCAGCAGCATCTACAAGAAGCCGGACAAGGATGATAGTGGCATCATACATATCGTGCCGGATATTGAATTGCCCTTAATGACATTCTCCGATCAGTATGATGTCGAGAAGACGCTGGCCGAAGGTTGCTTTGCACGCATACTACTCGCACATCATCGGCCCACAAATACGTCGGTGGTGCTGAAGGCCGTACATGCCGAGTTGGCCACGCTGAAGGACTTCCAAAAGGAGTTTCACCTCAACTATCAGTTGTCACATCACCGCAATATACTCAGCGCATACAATGTTGCCTTCCAGACGAAGGATTACTATGTGTTTGCTATGGAACATGCGCCGTACGGCGATCTGGCGGCCAATTTGGGGCCACATGGTTTGCATGAGTCGGCTTGTAAGACTATCAGCGAACAATTGAGTTCGGCGTTGGGTTTTATGCATTCGAAGAATTTGGTGCATCGTGATCTTAAGTTGGAAAATGTCTTGGTCTTCACGCCGGATTTCTCACGTGTCAAATTGTGTGATTTCGGCACGACCACGAAGAAGAGTTTGCTGGTGCACAAGGTGAAGCACACGTGGACCAGCTGTGTGCCGCCTGAAGTGTTGGAGATTGTCAAAAATGAACGGTTTCTATGCATGCCCACCAGCGATTCGTGGCAATTCGGCATCCTGCTGTTCAACATACTGACTGGCAGTCCGCCATGGCACATGGCCGATTGGGTGAAGGATGCACAATATTCGAACTTTATGAAATACGAACAACGCAAGACAACAAAAATACCTGACGGCTTCCGTCGTTTTTCACCGCGTCTGATGCGTTGCTTCCGCAAGTATTTAACGCACGATCCGGAAGATCGCTGCAAAGTAACCGAGGTCATGAAATACATGAAAGATCGTTGGGTTGAATGCCGCATTGCGACATCGAAGTCAGCGATGCTCATCTCACCGAATCCCGATCAGGATTCgtgtatttatttgaataagCGTGAAGGTCGTCTGTCCGCCgatgaaaataaattgaaactgAAGCGTATGATGTCCAGTTATGGTTTGGATAATTCCATCGATCAGACAGTGGTGCGTAGCCGTGTCATTGAGTGGCTCTCGACGTGCGATGCTAACTTCGATTCGGATATCGAAAGTCTTGCGGCGCTAGAGGTGGCCAATTAG
- the LOC126753096 gene encoding serine/threonine-protein kinase meng-po isoform X1, with amino-acid sequence MQWLLLKNIEKTLAYVKRMKEKRSFSFRLRRSIGDGGSTNSRNSNNNSSTCTNNNSLLSPVTSAKLEVPNSSASVSRRSSIYKKPDKDDSGIIHIVPDIELPLMTFSDQYDVEKTLAEGCFARILLAHHRPTNTSVVLKAVHAELATLKDFQKEFHLNYQLSHHRNILSAYNVAFQTKDYYVFAMEHAPYGDLAANLGPHGLHESACKTISEQLSSALGFMHSKNLVHRDLKLENVLVFTPDFSRVKLCDFGTTTKKSLLVHKVKHTWTSCVPPEVLEIVKNERFLCMPTSDSWQFGILLFNILTGSPPWHMADWVKDAQYSNFMKYEQRKTTKIPDGFRRFSPRLMRCFRKYLTHDPEDRCKVTEVMKYMKDRWVECRIATSKSAMLISPNPDQDSCIYLNKREGRLSADENKLKLKRMMSSYGLDNSIDQTVVRSRVIEWLSTCDANFDSDIESLAALEVAN; translated from the coding sequence AGAAACGCTCATTCTCTTTCCGTTTGCGTCGCTCGATCGGCGATGGCGGCAGCACAAACAGCAggaacagcaacaataacagcagcacTTGCACGAACAACAATTCACTGTTATCACCGGTGACCAGCGCAAAGCTGGAAGTGCCCAATTCAAGCGCCTCTGTCAGTCGCCGCAGCAGCATCTACAAGAAGCCGGACAAGGATGATAGTGGCATCATACATATCGTGCCGGATATTGAATTGCCCTTAATGACATTCTCCGATCAGTATGATGTCGAGAAGACGCTGGCCGAAGGTTGCTTTGCACGCATACTACTCGCACATCATCGGCCCACAAATACGTCGGTGGTGCTGAAGGCCGTACATGCCGAGTTGGCCACGCTGAAGGACTTCCAAAAGGAGTTTCACCTCAACTATCAGTTGTCACATCACCGCAATATACTCAGCGCATACAATGTTGCCTTCCAGACGAAGGATTACTATGTGTTTGCTATGGAACATGCGCCGTACGGCGATCTGGCGGCCAATTTGGGGCCACATGGTTTGCATGAGTCGGCTTGTAAGACTATCAGCGAACAATTGAGTTCGGCGTTGGGTTTTATGCATTCGAAGAATTTGGTGCATCGTGATCTTAAGTTGGAAAATGTCTTGGTCTTCACGCCGGATTTCTCACGTGTCAAATTGTGTGATTTCGGCACGACCACGAAGAAGAGTTTGCTGGTGCACAAGGTGAAGCACACGTGGACCAGCTGTGTGCCGCCTGAAGTGTTGGAGATTGTCAAAAATGAACGGTTTCTATGCATGCCCACCAGCGATTCGTGGCAATTCGGCATCCTGCTGTTCAACATACTGACTGGCAGTCCGCCATGGCACATGGCCGATTGGGTGAAGGATGCACAATATTCGAACTTTATGAAATACGAACAACGCAAGACAACAAAAATACCTGACGGCTTCCGTCGTTTTTCACCGCGTCTGATGCGTTGCTTCCGCAAGTATTTAACGCACGATCCGGAAGATCGCTGCAAAGTAACCGAGGTCATGAAATACATGAAAGATCGTTGGGTTGAATGCCGCATTGCGACATCGAAGTCAGCGATGCTCATCTCACCGAATCCCGATCAGGATTCgtgtatttatttgaataagCGTGAAGGTCGTCTGTCCGCCgatgaaaataaattgaaactgAAGCGTATGATGTCCAGTTATGGTTTGGATAATTCCATCGATCAGACAGTGGTGCGTAGCCGTGTCATTGAGTGGCTCTCGACGTGCGATGCTAACTTCGATTCGGATATCGAAAGTCTTGCGGCGCTAGAGGTGGCCAATTAG